Within Oreochromis niloticus isolate F11D_XX linkage group LG2, O_niloticus_UMD_NMBU, whole genome shotgun sequence, the genomic segment tctTACATCCCTGGACTACTTTGGCCGAGCTGTCAGTTATAATGGCATAAAGTTAAAATCTCAAGTTGAGGTTATGAGAGCAATGCTAAGTGGTCATCTGAGCTTTTACAAAGCATCTGCCGGCAAATCTCTCCAAAAGCAGATTTGGCATGCTGCTTACTACAGTGCATCCATACGGACGGcacagcttgtgtgtgtgtgcttctgtgtgtgtcACTCGTCTTTCTGTTTAGTCACATTGTGGGGACTCTTTTAATTTTAGATTTTAGGGTGAAGACTAAGGATCACGAAAAAGAGGTTcatagggtgtgtgtgtgtgtgtgtgtgtgtgtgtgtgtgtgtgtgtgaaacactGCTGGAGGTAGATTGTACTCATCCAGTTTTGGCTCTTGCTGTTCATTCTCCAAATCTGTCTCTCTTGTACTTTTCCGTACTAAATCATACACCCAGTTAGCAGTTTATTATTAGTTATGTTTAACGCCCTTATTGATACATGCAGTGTGGGGTGGAGAAAATAATAGAAACACCAGTGGATACATCTACAAGCGTACAGTTGATGAACATTTCTCTCAGTCAGCTACGAGAAAACATGAACATTGAGCACTAGAGCACAATCAGTGTGTGCAGAGAGTTCTTAAACTCATTAGCTAAAACTAATGTCAACTCTGCATGCTTGCGTTGTCTATTGCAATAAGCTCCAGTAACCACTAGAGGCCACCTTAGGACCGGTCTAACATCAGTATCACCTGCCAGCTGCAGCAGTGGATGTCTGGGAGAGTAccaactttttatttatttatttatttttagcagatACTTTAGGCAGATTGAGCAGTCATACATTAGAAATGAAAATCTAGATTtctagttttccttttttctgcaATAAGACTCTTATTGTGATTGATAAACACGGATGGCCAACACCGGAATTAACGAGTTTGCAGCTTAAGAAGGCTTTTGTGGCATGAAGATAGATCACTTCTCTCAAAGAGCTTTCATGTGATTTGATAGAAACAGACTTACATGAGTGAGTCACTACAGGAGATGTTTGGGATGTAGAGCTTTTCATCAAAGTTGTGGTCACATGAAAACTGTTTAACACAGTTGTGGGTTATGAACATGTTTTTGTGCAGTGGTTCTTATataatataactttttttttaaaaaaaaccaagatTTTATTGGTCctacaagaaaaaagaaaaagggagtttttccttcccactttcgccAAGAGTTTTGTTAAAGgaggtcgtctgattgttgttgtttttttttcatctattaCAGGGtcttttcctttacaatataaGGCACCTTTAggtggctgttgttgtgatttggctccTTAATAAGCCAAAATAATCAAATGTGACAAAAAATATTAGACgtcattatttattaattgaAAGATCCAGTTTTACAGATCTGTGAGGACATGTGGACAGTCGGGATCAGAAGTCTGATGCACACATATCATGTTCTTCATTTACTTCATTCAGTTGTACAAAGATCTGTTGAGATTAATTTACTAAATATGCAGAAATATTCAAACTTTTAAAGGGTTCACTAACTTTAAAGCACTTCTGTAACTCCTCTAACTGGACCCCAAGCATCACTTTATAGTGCAGATGTGCTGTGATTTTGCTTGCAAAGCTTTCAGTGTAAGACTTTCTGTTTAATACATAATTACTTAAAAATGAGAATTAATTTGCAATGAATGACtcaattaataaataattgtcatttataagttttatatttttagctgCCTGAGATGGAAAACATATTTCAGAAAGTACCAACCTTGTACAAACTATTAGTGTTAGTACAAATTAGTACAAACCTTGAGTAGAGTATATGCAATTCAACCTTCATacttacaaacatacatttAATAGATAAATATGAGTATCAGCTTTGCAGCACATAATATTAGCAGATCAATCACTAGTTTCTTTGAGCTCCAGCATGATTCACTCTGTTGGTTGCTCGTTGAAACAAAACGTAACACCAGTAATTGCAACTGAAGACACCATTAAATCTGATTAACTACCAGGTTGGTTCTCTCTTACTGATGGTTTTAATTAATCACGTAAATGAGATGCTCTTGAGAAGtgggcgcacacacacacacacacacacacacacacacacacacacacacacacacacacattgggTTCTGAATACTCTTCAGTTGCTCTTCTCGGGACATCAGCGCTCAGCAACAGTCATGCTTGCAGTCTGTGGTTAATTTGaatgcacacacacttttaactTAACGACacactgtgcatgtgtgcgtgtgtgatgtgtgtgtgatagAGATGTGCCATACTCAGGTAACGTGACTCTGTCTTTTGTTTTGGACTCAACATACTCTTGATCTGTGATGTGAGTGTGATCTGGTGTCAGGTGTACATCAGCAGGTTTCCAGTAACGAGAGCTGTCGAGACACCGGGAAACACTAGAAGAGACAGAACAGACAGAAAGTGAAGGAAGGAGGGAAGGAAGAACGGATAGAAGGAAGGAAGGGGTGAAAAAAGGAAGGAATGAAGGAAGGAAGTATACTTGTAGAGATTCACTTAGGACGCAAGTCTAAAAACATAGGCTAATGCAGAAGTCTATTAAGCCTGCCTcatttctaatggccagcagggggcgactcctttGGTTCCAAAATGAAGTTAACAGCATTGTAAGTTTAGAGgataaaacctgcagctcgCTTGATCTGTGACCTCAGTGAAAACTTTCTGATGAGTTTATCATCTCAGTTGGAAAGTTCAAGCACATGATGCTTCTTATTAGAGCCAAAACATCAATGTCAATAAAGCGGTGTGTGCTTGTTGCCACAGAAAGCCGTGTCCCTTCGCTTGTGATTCACCCTTCCCATGTGGCAGCtagctttaaaaaaagctaACAAGATGATAATGATGAAGTCAAAGTTTCAAAAATGTAACTTCACTAACTATTACTGTGGTGtaaccatcttttatatacaattCATGCTTCAGAAACATTCACAGTGCAGGAAATGTGTGGTTTAAAGTGAGGATCCTGCACCGTGTGCACATGGTGCCCACTCGCTCACATGAAATCATTGGACTGTCACCTGCTTTGTTCTCACATGGGCTGGATTATATCACATGAACTTCATACTAGAACGCCGGCAGGTTAAACATCAGTTAACATTCAATTTGTGCTGCAGTGCATGCAGAGTAACTTTCTGCAACCATCTGCATATTTTAGGCATGTTTTTATAAGCAGCTGCTTCCATGTATTGTTATCAAATTCATGTTGAACATATCTTCTTGTAGATGGATAGTTGTTATCCGGTTACTGAGGGGGAAACTACTCTTACTTGGGGTTTGTTCACATAAAACATCTGCTCAGATTAATTtagaaattcagtttctgaCTAAGGTCACGTTCATGTGACCAAGGGCCCGAGGGTGCACCTTCTAGCACTCACTCACCGCTCGTAAAGTTGCTCCTTCAACACTGCTGTTAAAATTTCAGGTTATTTTATGTAAGCAAGTGTGATCTGAGGCTATATTATATATCGTTGCACTCGAGTACTCAAGCTTCTCTTCTCTCCGACTTTGCTGGCTGCTTTCTCCCACTCACTCGCTGCTCTCTCTTAATTTGGATCACTTGCATCACCActgacatcacattttttttatttttacattgctTTCCTGTTTCTAACCTCAGCCCCACTCATCGTCACCCTCCTCAGAGTTTGCTGACGCGATCAGGTGGATATGACTGTTTCTTCAagtcaagaaaaaaagaaaatactgaaTGACTCACTGCTTGAAGCAGCAGGAAGCGGGTAGGGATTTAATTTCTGTGTAATCCcttctgattttattttcacacaCAAACCGCTGTCTCACACCGTGAGCCCACGCGTCTGGCCCTCGGGTTACCGCGCTGTAATGGTGTGGCCTACCGTGCCGTGTCATGTGTCACCTCTTTGCATGTGATTGATGGGATGTGATGCGATATGGAGCTGATAGAATGGCTGCAGCGATAGGGTGTCCATCAGATCTCTGGCTGACTTTACTGGTATCTATTACGGATTACACTTTGGTAATGTTTCCCAAAGTAGAGGAGCTTAAATCCTCTCAAACTCACGCTATCATCCTTCTACTCTTGCACTTTGTAGCTCTGAATTTTTCCACGAGGGTTAAACTACAAGGCAAAATGGTTAATGTTCACCTTTCCATTGTGAATTTAGCTTTGTGTCTTTCTGACCTGCCAGATCAAAGAGAGCAGGGCTGCGAGAGAGACTGCTACTTTACAAAAGCTGGACCACAGCCACCCTTTAAATTTGAAGTGAAGGCTTAGGCTTAGGGTTTCTGTGAAGCCAGACATTCAATCAGCCAGAGAACTtgatgcacatgcacacacatttattcactcacacacactctcaaacacacacacacacacacacacacacacacacggtaacAAAAGTGTCAGACATACCCACAAGAACGCACACATACACGTCCACTGGAGAGTATCAAATAGAtgaacttcacacacacacactcctaccTGTCCAAACACCGAGTCCACTATGGGCAGCAGGTCGACgggctcctcctccttctctttctccttctctctcctccGCGGTCCCTCCATCAACTCCTCCAGCTGTTCCTCCAGCGCTTCGCTGTCCTCACCCGCCTCTGCTGCCGTCATCGGGGGTAATTTGGATTTTTGATTGCGAGCGGCAGCTTGAGCGTCTCCGGCACCCCCGCCCTGGTCGTTGGTTCGCTTCTTTTGCTTCTCCACCTTCTTCTTGATGGCAGCCTGCACCTGAGGGAAGCGAGGGGTGGAGGAGAGTAGAACAGTGCACTCAAACTTATATCAATATAAAGCATGACAGATACTACTGATACTATAGATGAAATACAGCGCCACAGCTCTCACTGTCTAAAACGTGAGATATTTAGTTTATAATATTTGCTCTAGGAAGATGTGACATGAACGTACTTTGTAAGGAAGATGCCAAAATAAGAACAACACACAACTTGAAGAAGTCAAAATGTTATCAAATGCATGCATTATaaactctttttaaaaagattatttaaaacCTAATACAAAGAAATCCTTCAACCCATAAAGAGCCATTGACACTAATCcagtttgttttaaaacttCGATAAGTGTTTTCCACAAGAAATCTACAACTCATCTTTTGTATCAATGAATCTTATCATTCTCTCAGTGAAGCAAAATCATGCAAAACTAAACAGATATGAACTTCAGCATGCACAATATAAAATGTGATATAGCACACAGCAtgtaagaacacacacacacacacacacacacacacacacacagacaattatatatatttatctgcACCCGCTCACCTGTTTCGCGCTCCTCTCCTGTGGCACGCTCATCGCTCCAGCGCCTCCCCCGGCTGCCGGCTCTCGAATGATCATGAACATCTCGGTGTCACGggctaacacacacactctctctcttcgTCGCTCGCCCTCCCCCTCCCTCACCCTCTCGCTTCCCTCtcccctgctctcctctcctctgctcCAGCTCTTTATGTCTTAAGTGTAATAAAACTCCCCCTCCCACCGCAAAAAAAGTCAGCTTGGACCGATTTCTTTTCTTAAACTctgaaaaatgtgttaaaaattcAGTCCCATTCACGCAGTGATTGCAGCTGTCTCTTTGTCCCGGGAAACACAAAAGGAGTTAAAATGCTACGGCTCAAATGTTCTCCTGCTTCCTCCTTTCCTTCCAAGTATTTCCTCCAGTTGTTTTCCTCAGAGTTTCATCAAGCTTCTGTCCATCTCTCTCAGGTGAGGAGGTTTTTATCATCAGCTGCTGTCTTGGCTCCGGGATTGAGTTCCAGCACCTCTGCCCCCACTTGCTATCTCCTGATAATTTAGGTGACACTCTATACCTCCCGAACTTTAGCTCCCTAGCGTTTTCTACCTGTAGCGCGTtgacctctctctctccttctcttcctccccTTTTTCCACCTTTTCCCCTTCATCACAGGTAAACTTCCCTCCTCTCTGCCAGGTTCTCTACCTCAAACACAGGCTTTATAAAAACCTGCCTTTCCTTCCCTGTAATCTCATTATTCTCTCGTGTTTTCCTGGTCGTTTACACTCATCTTTTCCCATCTTATCTCAATCTTTTTCCCAGAATCCTTCTTCCCCCCATCTTTGTCTCTTTCTTATCACCATCATTTCCCCCTGACAATAATCCTCATCGCTCCCTGTGCTTCTCCTTCTCCTCGTCTCTTTCTCCCAATCTGCCCTCAATCCCCTTGTCACATTCGTAGCCTTTGTTGTAAAACAAATTGGATGTTTTTCTGCAGCGCCCAGGTCAGCTATTCATTTAGaaacagtgagagacagaaagagatgaagagctgcaaaaaaaaacaaaaaaaacaaaacaacctcaGCAGCCATGCGATGATGAAAGGCTTTCGGTGAGCAATAACACATCACCTCAGGGAAACCTGCACGCATAATCTCATCCACCAAGCATGGCTGAgcccacacacatgcatgcacaggTGAACATGTCACCACTGATCCCTATTTTTAGACACGAATGTTCTCATAAGCATGTAATGTTGTGCTTTTCAGCTCGCCAGAAACAACTCCATAGCCTTTTGGTGTTCTAAAGCAACTAATTCCACTAAAAGCATCAGCTTTCTATAAATAAAACCCATCAATCAACCCCGTCCATTTCACTAGCAGCTTTGAGCTGATGATGCATCTCACTTTCCCCCCCTTATTTTGCTCCTAACTGCCTCCCCTGAAAGCTCCCTCCATCGCCGCTCTCCCCCTCGCATCTCCAGTTAACCTCCGATAGTGTGCGTTCTCCAGACGTGCTGATAATGTATAGCTTCATTTCTCTCCAGTTCCTAATGAGGTTTCCATTAATCATCTTAACTCTGTCTTTAGGCTGTCTTTCTTTAGCCCCTCTCCTCATTGATTATTGATAAGATGGAGAGACAAATTCCTGAGTGGAGGCAGAAAAGAGATCCATTACAGAAAAGCCAAGTTACACGACTGAGGGTTAAAAATAGCGGCTCATATTTTGGGAACAGATCCGTCATCTGATCGAGGAAAGATGAAGAATGAATGGATGAGATGGAAAGAGAAATTAGGGGTTAGGGAaaaaacatgtgtgtgtgtgtgtgtgtcttttttcaaTTTCTTTCATCTCAGGCTTATCTGACCTTAAAGAAACTCAAAGATGTGATGAATGGCAGTGGGAGGGCCAGCTGAGCAGTAATGTAGAAGTGAAGGCTTGTGTTACTGCGTGTCGATCAGCCTGTAATAATATCTAATTACAGATCAGAACAGTTAGAGAAGAGAAGGGTTCGACTGAAGGCTGTACGTCGCCCTGACAGGTCAGTCCCGCAGTCTGTGGGTAATgcatgcagatgacacacagagATTAAACAGGCAGAACAGGTACGTTTTATTCAGGTCAGACTAATTCTCATTACTTATTTGGTCGTAATGGTAGTCACAGATTACCGAATTGCTCAACTGGCAGGAGAGGACTCATTAACCTTGCTTAACTGCAGAGTGAAAGAAGAACACAGAGCGTATCTGTGACAGGTAAACACCAAACTCAGCCACGGGGAGGATACAGGTAATCAACTGATTAACACAATGTTGTGACTCAAATGTTCAGCTTTTGTTGAGCTTGTGTCAAAAATGACGTTTGTTTCCACTGGTTGAGGGTTGTTGTGTTATATTGCGACACATGTTAAATGAAATCTCTGTGACGCATCATCagcaacaaagaaataatcacAATTAACTCCACAAAGGTTTTTATACCAGAAACTATTGACTggcttttattcattcatttttatttcatttggctTTGTTCTCCAGTGAGTTTTCGTCCTTGCTTTAATGTTTTGAAGTTTCAGTGTTAGTTTTTTATCATAATGTAATACTGAAGAATGTAACACTGCTTGAATCACCCCcttaatttctttttattttggttcCAAGGAGCCACACTATCTTGTTTAAGCGATAGTCTTAGTCTTAGTGATAGTTCTCcaagctttctgaaggtcttcaAGGATCCCATTTAGCCCAGTTACAAGCAGattgtcacaaaaacacaccatGCTGTTCTTTAATTtgcaaaaaaatgcaaaagatcacagtttgacagacagaaaatagcATGATGGCACCAAACTTGCTGCAtgctgtgcagtgtgtccttaaaaacatTGAGAAAACTGGGcaaaaaactatctacagcagatgaactgtATCAGGAAATCATGCCCCTAAGAAACTGGAGAAAAGAAATCTAGTAAAGACTTGACACAGGACCAGAGAGATGCTTCTGGACCTTCAAATGATTGTTATCAATATGTACGGAGGAGATCAGGAGAACTGGGTAACAGTAAATGTCTATAGCAGAGGTGAACACTTCATTTTACCAAGTGGGTCACATGAGAAACTGTACTTTTATACTGGTGCAGCCCTCCACAACAAAGCACATCGTTGACTCTGTCATGGTTTTCAGGTTTCAGACATCTTGTAAAAATTGATGGAACTATAAACATGGAAAAGTCAGAAAATGTCAGATTTTGTTCCACCGTGCAGTCCCAACTGGACCTGCATATAACTGAAGCAGTATGGGACCATCGCAACAGAGAACAACACAAAAATGCAGTCAACATCCAGAGAAGAGCTCTGAATGTCCTTCACAAAGCCTGGAGAACGATTCCTGAATACTCCTTAAAGAAGTTATAACAAGGTTGGCCTAAtacagttcaggctgtgttagaaaataaagatttttatgACAAAAGTTGACTGTCAATCTTATTAGAACTGTATAAACTTGGTTTTTCCTTCAACAGGTTTCATTAAATTCCCAaattcctagcaaaatataaacaaccaatgggtggctcaagacttttgcacagcactgtatttCAGTGGCAGtgtttaaaattaaacattatAATACATCACTTCTTAAAAGCAACTAACTCACATTTATACCGCCACCTTGAGATGACAACCATCTTTCATACACAGTCTGTGCATAGTTCTTGATATTTAAGTTTAATGTTTTACCACTTGAAGCATATTTCTGATTTGTTTGACCTGATCATTTATAAAATCCTCATCTAACAGCTTCCAGTGGGTCGCATTTTCATGAGGGTGGCATTCATATGTTGCACAAATGTTTTAAAGTTGCTTCATTCGAAGTTAGCTttggctgccctctgctggtacTACATGTGCAATCAAAGTTAATCACACCCTAAAACTCTCATGTCAGCTATCTAGACACTGGTTACTATCACTTCACATTACATTTGCTTTACGACATTAAACTCTGAGGATACAAACAGACGATTAGTAAACTACATTTCAGATTAGTGTTAGACAAATATGAAGGAGGTGGACGAATCATACTGCAGAACTCATACTGTCATAACGTAATACACACAATATGTTTTCAATGGCACAGAGATAAAACAACTGGATCCTAAAAAAAATGGCATTGCATTGTTAGATGAAACACAAACAATGTGCTGAATGATAGCAGTAGATGTGCTTTCTGTAAAgtacttaaaaaaatacaaaaccttGAAAACTTTGCTAGAAAATTCAGttaaaaaagccaaaacaaaccATGTTCTGATATCACAGTTATAAAAATTcatgttaaaatacaaaatggcaaaaacgTTTTCTTTAAATGTCTGTGTTTCAGCAAAAATTACTCAAAAAGAGGACACAGTCATTTGTTTGGAACTAGTTTAGGTGCAGATTAATATGCATTTGGTGCACCGCTGAGTATATCCATCAGCAGGAAGATGTGCATTCGACTGACTGAGAATAAAACCAGTGTGTGTGCTCACCATAATAAAAGACTGTGTCAGTTTGTGTTTATAACAGTATTTGTCAAATAGCAACGGAGCTCGGTGGCACAGAGGAATAATAGATCAAATAGATTAGGTTTTAGCTAAACGGTTCATTGATTATCTTTTCATGTACTTTCTTTGCAGCTAGATTGATTGAAGTGTCGCCGTTCTTGTCCTTCTGATGTTTCATCCACAGCTTGACAGCCTTACAAGACCGTCCTCATACACCCAAAAAGTCCTTGTAATAAGACAGATGTGTGAATGCTAATGAGACGAGTCCCTCAAAGTTATTAGCAGCCGAGTCTGCAGTTTGATCCTGAATCCGTTTGATGCACAGTGTCGGTTctctgatgaaaaaaaaaggccaTCTATCCCCAGTGTGGCGTTACTATGGTGAGCGGCTCCCGGTTGTGTCCGTTGATGATCGGCCAGGGATTGAAGTAGGGGAAAACAGGCTCTTTGAATTTTGCATCATTGAATGTGAAGAGGTGGCTCATGTCTCCAGCATCATAAAATGACACTAGGCCACGACCGTAGTCCAGGTATATCCCCACTCTCTTCGGGGGTTTGGAGGGATATAATAAGTTCTCCTCTATGTCAGTGCAAGCTTCATACTCGCTGGTGCCGTTTCCGTTGTCCCTCAGCACCAGCGTCCAGAAACCATCATCCGGGCAAAGGCTGATCTCATCCTTCCTGTTGACGGAAGCTGTGGCCACGCCCAGTCCCCACGCCGTCTTAGAGCCtacctccacctcccagtagTGTCTGCCTGAAGAGAAGGCTTCAGAGCCCAGGACGATGTTGTAGCGGGTGAAGCGCTCGGGGTTGTTGGGCAGGTTCGCTTGTAGTTTTCCTACCTGGACGCTGGTGCGACACGAGGAAACCCACAGACAAGGGTATGCTGTGTCTGGGTCAAGGGTCACAGGTGTCACAGCTGGGAGGACatgaaaaacagagacaaacCAATGAAGGTGAAACATGTTTACAAGAAATGACACCACCCGGACTCCTCTGGAGTGACCTTCAGCAAGATACTGAATGCCAGCCTGCGCAATTAGTGTAAGACGAGCTGGATACGAGCATCAGCTACATGGAcgcaaattaaatataaataacgtGGCTCCGATGTATCCAGAGATTAAATAAATTTCTGGAGAGCAGCCTGGTTttacagcagtgacgtttgagGTCATCACGGACCCAAAGTAAGCATGTGTGCGCTCGCCTTGTGTCGGTAACAAAGAGGTTAAGTTCAGAGAACAAATGGAGTCACGCTTGAAACTCACTGCCAGTCAGAGCAGGCTGAAACGAGACTGAACACTGAGTCGAACCACAAATATGTCTTTTGTAGATGCAGCCAAATCTTTTTAAAGGAGTATTCCAACAAATTTTGATGTCACACCACTGTTTGTCATAAAAAGCATTAGTGAGTCTGTGAAATCAGTTGCATAAGGCCTTCTGTTGCTCTGGGGGGGCTTTGAAGTTGGATTTGTTGTATTGAGGGctgtggttttggtttttgAAGGATACTAGAGGCTACAAGCGCTGTGTCAGGGTTTTTTCCAGACTAGACAGATAATGACTAATGAGCACTATTGTTCTCTTTGACCTTGGTTTGTATGACGTGTGTTATCTTTATACCTGGCTGAAGAATCGAGTTCATTTTCCTCCAAGTCCTGTACTGGAGAGGTCCCAGAAAGTCTCCAGATTGCAGGTCCACAGCTACCTCTGAAGGGCGCTCAAACAAGCTCTCTGCCCTGAGagggagagggaaagagagtTGTTTTAAAGATTATGAAACATCCAAAACTATATACTTATGTTTTATAGCATATTCTAAGTATTTAAGTAATTACAAGTAACCTTCATTTAATAAGAAACTAACGAAACCTTTACTCtccacatttaaaatgaaatttgaaactgaaaaaatgtgtttctagCTGGAACAATCACAACCTCTCATTCTGTTCGAAAACAACTCAAAACGGATTGAAAAACAGGGCGTGATTGCCTTGTGACTTTTGGACAACAGTCATGATGAGATAAACTAAAAGATGGCCTAGATATCTGATTAGCTCTGATAGAACGTCTTGGATAAGATTACAGTCGTACTCACCCTCCAATAAAATCTTTGATCCCCTGAAACAGATAAAAACAGGCCTGTGATTACAAACATGTgactttcattcattctttATTCAGTATTCTTTCATATGTGCTGCAATTATTAGCGAAGTAAACTGAAAGATTATGAGAAACATGTGGCTCGTCTATAAATCCTTCTCCTCTGCCccgcctcttcttctctcacctTGAGTTGCTCgggattttcttcttctctaaGTTTGAGCCGAAGTTTATCGGCTGTAATCTCCAGTTCGCTGATCTGCTCCGTGGACTGAGTGAGCGCctcctccagctgctggagCTTCTCCTCCTTCTGCTTCTGCAGTTTCTCCTTTATGCGCTCCTCCTCCTCAACGAGGAACTCCCTCATACGGCTAAACTCCGCAGAGACCAGCTCCTCCAAATCTCCCGCTCGCTCCTGAAACGCAGCGTGGACTTTggtcacagagagaaagaactCAGATCCAAAAGAAAACTGAGAAGTTTTCAGGATATTTAAGGCTCATGTAGCTATAACACTGTTTTAAAGAAGGTAGCCATATGGATTTTAGCAAGTTAGTTAATAAGAAAATAAGTTATTAggcttaaagaaataaaatgctgCATTGTTTCAAATCTTTCAATCATATTGCACCAACATTAAAAGTCAACATGCACTGGTCATTTTTGCTGTTCTTTCTAAGTGACCAATCACCTCAATAAGATACTTTATGAAGGTTTATCATTTACTTTACCAC encodes:
- the LOC102076832 gene encoding nuclear factor 7, brain, producing MAEASALEELQSELTCPVCLELFRDPVILECGHHFCQVCIIQCWEAKADELSSCPKCRKSCARKLRPNSLLCNVVDSVRRARAMDAASGMCVWDHEGTLEMPEDRERGSSMSSVASSIGHWPRLGMGLDMCEEHEEKLKLYCEDDQLPICLVCGMSRDHKSHNVIPITEAFENYREKLSVALERVQVQTEEATLFQKQTNEKILLIKERAGDLEELVSAEFSRMREFLVEEEERIKEKLQKQKEEKLQQLEEALTQSTEQISELEITADKLRLKLREEENPEQLKGIKDFIGGAESLFERPSEVAVDLQSGDFLGPLQYRTWRKMNSILQPAVTPVTLDPDTAYPCLWVSSCRTSVQVGKLQANLPNNPERFTRYNIVLGSEAFSSGRHYWEVEVGSKTAWGLGVATASVNRKDEISLCPDDGFWTLVLRDNGNGTSEYEACTDIEENLLYPSKPPKRVGIYLDYGRGLVSFYDAGDMSHLFTFNDAKFKEPVFPYFNPWPIINGHNREPLTIVTPHWG